The segment TCTTCCTTGATTCTTTTAAATAATGAAACTTATCCAGTACAAGCATGAGCATGCCATTGCCTAAAACATTTACGCAAGTAATGATAGGATCCAGCAGCACATAGAGCGCAGTAATAAATGCACACATTTCTGCGTTAAAGCCTAAGTATTGCATTAAGATAGGTAGCATGACTAATATTCCGCCGCCAGGCACCGCCGCAACAGAGAATTTTGATAATACAAAGAAACAGCTGAAGATAAAATAATGATAGAGATCAGGTAATGGATGTCCATAAGTAATCAGTAGTGCCATTGCTAAGAAAGGTATACCAATACTGTCACCAACCAAATGAATATTAGTGCTAATGGGCAATATGCCGCCTACCCATTTTGAATCCTGGGTATTCTTCTGTGCTGCCTGTAGGTTGAGGGGAAGTGCTGCTAGGCTAGACATAGCACTAAAACCCACCCAAGCGGCAGGTAATACGTTTTTAATATGTATATAAGTTTTTTTTAATCTCAAACCAGAAGTGAGATAATAAGTAAAAAACAAATAAAGTAAATAAATACCCATCATCATGAGCGCCAACTTTGCATAAGTATAAAATATAGTGCTTAAGACACCATCTTGATGCATTTTAATAAAATAGCCACTGATAAAAATAGGCAGCAAAGGCATTAAGATTCTATTGAGTATTAAATGAATACCAGATTTGCTCAAATTATCTAATTGTGCACCGAGCATGGATGGTTTGATGCTTAAGAGCATTCCAAGTAATAATCCAGTCATGAGTGCCCACTCGTTTGCTAACCATTTTGGCAGGACAAGACTAAAGGCAGGTAGGAGTAAAGTTGTTTGTTCTGCATATGCTTGTTGCAGCGCTGGGGTAGATACAATATGGCTGACACCATAGCCTATCCAAGCTGAAAGAGCATTGGATAGACAAATAGTTACAACCCCCACACAAATCATCAAAATCCCACCGCGCTTTAAGTGGTACATGCACTGAAAGGCACAGCCCATAATAAGCAAGGGCATCATAAACATAATGATTTCTTTAATTAGGATGCTGATAGCTAATAAGTTGGAAAGTGCATGTGGTGTTAAACAATAAGATAATCCCAAGCTCAAAATCAGAGAAATAATCAGGCATACGAAAAAATGCTTATGAAAAAGAGAAAATAAATTGCGCATAACATAACTTCCTTCAGGCTGAAGTGAATTGCAAAATTGTTCAATGAAGACAGAAATAAATAGGAATTTTAGAAATAGAGTATGTGTCGCCCTAAGGCGTCGTATAGCCTGTAGTTGCCATCAAAGCAGATGCGTCTAGAAAGAGGGTGTGGGTTAGGGATAATGCGTTCATTCAGTTACGTTAACACAGCAATAATCAGACAACAAGCCTTAAACAGGATATGAAGCTAAGAGGCAGTTTATAAGTGATGAGTATATTCATGGGGATTTTTTCTTAGTGATTTTGTTGGGCTTGCTTGATGAAGTTATGTTGCTTTGGTATAGTTACCATCCTGACAAATTTAAGTTGGTATTCTAAAACATGATTTCAAGTGTAATGTCTCCCCAAAATGATACGGTAGTTGATGATATTGTTTGGTATGAACAGGCGGAATTACACCAAAATTTTTTAGAGATAGCAAAAAAACAAAGTTTTAGTGAACGCATGAAAGATTTTAAAAAGCTTTTTACTGAGGTAGATGCCTGCTATAAATTGTGGGTGACGCTTAAATCTAAAACAAGAGGTGAGCGAGAGCTTTTGCTTGCGATGGTTGATACAGATGAGTATTTTTCAAATGCTTTACCAGAAGATTTTGCTCTTCCAGGCACTGCTCAACCGATTAAGAAATATCATGTAATTTGTGGTTATGAAACGGAAGATATGGATAAGAAATTATTTCAATTACGTATTTCGCAAGATGGATTAATTGGTGAAATTGTTTGGATTGAAAAAGGATCCTTGCTTACAGGAAGTGACTTAATGTGTGGTTTTAGTCTTATGAATGATGCCTTGAAAATCAATGCAACTTTCCTAAAAGATGACGCCAAAGATAATGAAGGTATTTCTTTGCGTGTGATGCGACCCATTGCGCGAGATGATGCTCAAACATGGTATCAATTATACGGTTTTGAAGCGCATACCTGTCGAAATCAACCACAGGAGGAGCCTGAGTTTGTCTACAATCAATCAAGATCAAAGTTTAAAACAGCGGTTCAAGTGATTAAGAAATATACTTTAGAAAATGCTTTAAACAAATTTCCAGCCAATACAAAAAATATGTTATTAGAACTTATGCAGCGCTATATACCCTCTAAAAAGAAAAAGCCAGCCTGTACAGCACCCAAAACCGTGGGTGGATTATGCGAACGTGTGTTTGATGTGCAAACAAAAATTGCAAAGACTGAAAAGCAATCAAATAAGCAAGTACAAGCAAAGAAGGATTGCGCTTTTTTATATAAGCTGTTTCTTAAACGAAGTGATAAACCAAGTAAGCAAGTTTTAGATGCAAGTTATCATAGGAGCGTTAATACCCTTCATGATACAAGCCTTTTTGTGATGAAAATGTAATTATTAAGAATGCAAAACAACTTTTTTCTGATGAATCTTTAGATTTTGACGCCAGATAATATAGTGTTCAAAAACTGAACACTATATTATCTTATTGATATATATGTAAAAAATAACTTATTCACAGCTTTCTACCATCTTGTTACAATATTCTTCCACTAAAATTGTGGAGAAATACACCTTTATTCACTTAAGAAATGTTCAAAAAGTGAACACCAATATAACTATTTGAAAAATAAATAGATATTTTCTTATTCACAGCTTTTATACATACTATCCGATCATTCATCCACGCATATTGTTGAAAACTCATTGTTTTAAACTTATGACTTAAGCTTCTTTTGCACCTCATGCATTGTTACTTTAAACTCTCGCTACTTAGGATTTAAGTTATTTCCATTTTTGATAGAGAGATATATCGTTGAAAAAATTATTGATGCTTGCCATTGCAATGCTATTCTGTAGTCTTAGCGTTGCTTCCACCGCAACGATTAAAGTAGATAATTTTTATGATGTGAAGAAGCAAGCTAAAATTATTTGGCAAGATCATCGTATTACTTTTTACTGTGGCTGTAGCTTTGATAAACATTTGAATGTAAATCATGCTTCATGTGGGTACCTCCCTCAAGATATGAAACGTGCAAAAAGAGTTGAATGGGAGCACATTGTTCCTGTTTCGTGGTTTGGCGCTCAGCGCCCGTGTTGGCGTGAAGCCTTGTGTAAACATAAAAATGCTAAATCTTATAGTGGTCGTAATTGTTGTGAAAAAATAGATCCTGAATTTAGGAGGATGTATCATGATTTGCATAATTTAGTACCTGCTATTGGAGAGGTTAATAAAGCGAGACAGAATTATCGTTTTGTTGATCTGAATATCAGCGATAAAATCTACAATGGCTGTGAGCTTTATGTGAATGATGATTTACGAATTGTGGTACCTAAAGATGAGCTAAAAGGTATGATTGCACGAGCTTATCTTTATATGGCAAAAACCTATCCTTTTAAGTTAAACAAAAACGCACAGAAATTATTTATCACTTGGCATCAGCAATATCCACCCAGTGAATGGGAAATAGAGTGGAATAAGCGGGTAAAGGCGGTGCAGGGCACAGATAATGTTTACATTAGCGCTTTTGAATAAATGAGGCAACTTCATTCTGGCGCGGATGGTGCATTTTTATGCATAAGCTGGAGCTTGGCGTCTTCTTGGATATGGAGATCTGTTTGAGAGAAGGCGTATTTGATGGCATGCTCTTTAAAGGTTTCATCAATACTGAAATATATATCACTGCGCACGATAAATTTATTATTTACATTATCAATTGAGCACCATAAACTAAAATTAAGTGCGCTATCGTAATAACCTAAGCAAAAAACTAAAGGCTCATCTGACCCTTCTTTGATCACTTCTGGATGATTCATGGCTACCTTGAGTAATAATTCTTTGACTAAGAGAGGGGCGGTATTGTATTGCACGACGATATCAATTTTAATTCTAAATCGTTTATTATTCAGCATATAATTTTTTACTTCTTTGCTAATTAAATCTGAATTGGGCACAATAACATGTGAGTGTTCAAGCGTTTGGATATGTGTTGAACGAACGCCTATTTCTGTAACAAAGCCTTCTTTGTCTCCGACATGAATTCTATCTCCTTTTTTGATAGGGCGCTCTAGTAGTAGCACCAATCCAGAAATAAAATTATTAAAAATATTTTGCAAACCAAAACCAATACCAAAGGATAATGCACCAGCAATGATTGCTAAACCTTTTAAATCAACCCCCGCTATCAGTAATGAGAAGAGTAATACAAGAGCAACACCTAAGTAACCGAAGATAATTAAATAAGCTTCTTGTGCTGCTTTATTAATTGAATTCTCTTTGGGTTGAAGTTGATGCTTAATTAATTTGATGATTAAGGTAAAAAATGAGAAAAATAGCAAAGAAAATACAATCCGTATAGGTTGTATTTTTGTTTCGGCTATAATGATACCTGAAAAAATATATTCCCTTAATTTTATAGACCAAAGATCGGATATGGTCCAAAAATCATTTAAATAAATGATTAGCCCACCCCATAAAATGAGAAAAATGGTTAACTTGAGCGTAATAAGCTCTAGCATTAAGCTATTTTTATCAAAGTGCAAAAACTTAAAGACTTGTTTTTGCCAAGAATATTTTTGGGAAATAATATTTTCTAACAGCGATATCGATATCAAATATAAACTAACAGTGATCACAATGCTTGTAAGAGAATATATAACGCCTTTTAATATATATTTGGAAAGTGGAATATAACCATTCCATTGAGTAATTAATACTGATATTAAAAACAAATAATTTAAAGATTTACAAAGAAGTTTGTTGATAGGGCTTTTTACAAAATATGCACTGAGCATTAGATAGCAACTGATAATCCAAGAAAATACAATAGCAATGGCGGTATAGTAGAGTGCAGAGCTAAACGCTGAAATAATTTCTTGTTTGGGTAATAGCAAATCTATTTCAGATATAAAATACTTTGACAATAAAATAAGTAACATAGCATTCAAGCTAAAGGTAAATATTTTAAGCTGTGATTTTTTGTAGGTTTTAAAATGGTTTTTGGAAAATGCTGGGGATTTAATAAAGTCAATGCCAATTTGCAAAATAAAAAATAATAAAATAAGCAGCAATACATGATCAAATAATAAGTCATAATTAATCAGATAATCATGCACGGACTCGTAAGCTAGTAATGTTAGTAGCAACAAAATAATCGTTATTCTGCGTATAAGAGAATGAAGAAAAACGCTGAGGTATTTTTCAAAATTATTTTTTTGTTTTATATGCGCAGAAACAATGACTAAACTTGATTTTATATAAAGTGATATTAAGTAAGTAATAGATAAAAATATAGAGATTAATATAAGATCGTTATAGGTGTAACTAGTTATTTCTATATTAATATAAAAGTCTTCAGATTCAAGTGAATGCATCCATTCGGAAAAACTAGCAGGGAGCTTTTCAAGCTTTTCAAACAAGGGATCACTACGCGTAAAATAAAAAGATTTTTTTATCGCTTTTGCTTCTTTGCTAAAAGCCTTTAATAGTTCATTGGAACGAAAGGAGAAGAGCTTGCAAGCTGATAAGCTATCATTTATTTCACTTTTTCGAGTTAGCAGAAATTGCTGATCTGCTGTGAGCGTAATATCTTCATTTGGGTTTGCTTCGGGGAGCTGACTGTTGATCTCTGTTAGCTCTTTAGATTTTTCTTCTACACAGATCTCAGCTTCTTTTTTTTGCTCAATGAGATCGCGCTGTATTTTTTCTAGTTCTTTGGCCGATAACTTTTCTACCGATAAAGTGATAGAAAGGTTGTCTAAAAATTGATTTGCTTGGTGAGGATCGAAAGCATAGCCTATGCCCCAGATTAGGCTGAGAATAGGTACAAGTAGAAAATATTTATAGTCGATCTTCAACATCATTAAGACTGTTCATTAACTTTTATGTGCTATTCTGTTTGTCGGCACAGCAGTCGCACTACTTAATGATTTTTAAGTTGTTTTCCTATCACCTATATTCAATGATTTATGTTGTCATGCCAGCGAAGGCTCATAGGCGTCAATTTAAGGCATTTCTGGGAGTCGATTATAAAATATTGCTGCCTATTCTTCGTTCGCAAAGCGAACATTTTCTTACTTTGTAAAGGGAGAAGCTTGGCAGCAGCGTAGCTGCGCCGAGCAGAGGGATTTAGCTGGTTGACCTTAAATCCACGGCATAAATCCCCCTTGCGCACTTATCAGTGCGCGTCCCCCTTCAAAAAGTGGGATGCCTGATTCGCTATGCTCATCGATAAGTATGTCCGTCCTTGCATAGCACAAGATGTGTGCATCTCGTAGCAAAATTAGGAGAAGAAAGTCAGGTGATGGCTCAATATAGGGGAAGGAGCCTAGTGTCTTCGATCAAAACGCTTATTTTTAGATAAATTTTCTGCTATTTGCTTGCGCTCCTCAGGGGTAGCCGCTAAGAGTGCATCTAGCAGTGAATCTTGAGAGATGGATAAGCTTTCGTTAGCTAGTTTTTGAATCGCCTTTAAGTGCGCTTTTATTTTAGCCTCATCTATTGGATCCTTCACTAACAGTGTTGCAATTTCTTGGCGCTCCTTTTTAATTTTTGCTCTGTTTTCTTTTAGTTTTTCACGGGATTCATGAAATGATTGCTTTAGTCTCTTTTTAGATTCTTTGGGGAGATCTTTTAGCGCTTCAATATAGATGGGGGCATGCATAGGACGATGAAAAGGGAAAGATTTGTGTCCACCAATGACATATCCTATTAAAAAAACGTTTAATACAATAGAGAGGAAAAAAATAATCTTTAATGAGTGGGGTATTCTCATAAATTAATCTCACTGTCATTGAATGTGTAAGAGAATGCGGTGTTTAATAGTTCATTTGAATTAATTGTATTTACATCTTCAGGGGGAGAATAGATACCAATTGAAATACCTAAGAGTAGGCTGAGCGCTAAAATACTGATTTTAGGGATAAGTGGTAAAAAGATATTTTGTAAGGGAAAAGTAGTTTCATCTTTGATTTTATTTAGAATGCATTGAATATTTGCATCATAATTTTTATCTGCAATGGGTTTTTCATAACTATCTAAAATGGATTCAAAAGAGTGTTCATTATTGAGAAAAGAGGTTGTTGCGGGATTCTGTTCAATCCATGCATGTATATCATCTTTCATATCAAGAGGCCAGTGATGAGGTTTTGCCCCATAACTCAGGATGATGTTTTCAAAGATAGTTTGCGTCATTTTTGCTTTCATTGCAGCCATCCCTTCAATTTCTTTCTTGCTCGATATAAGCTTGATTCGATGGCACTGGAAGATTGTTTGAAAATTTCACATAATTCATCTTGTTTCATATTGTGATAATAGTGTAAGACAAAGATGGCTTTCTCATCTGTTGATAGTCTGGAAAATCCACGCTTGAGTTGTTGAAGGATTTCTTCATTTTCAAGCTTTTCTATTAAACTAAGAGGTGTGCCATCAACAGAGCGATGCAGACTGTCGTCATAAGTCTCTGTTGTACGTATTTTTTGACTGCGTAATGCATCAATACAATGCCGATAAAGCAGTGTATAAACCCAAGTATTCACTTTGGCAGAAGGCTTCCATTCATGACGTGAATTCCATATTTTAATACAGATTTCTTGCACCATATCTTCTGCTATTGCTTGATTGTCTAGCATCCGAACTGCAAAATACAGCCAAGATTGATAATGTCGCTTTAAAAGCTGTGCAAAAGCGGACTGATCGTCATGTTCTTTGACTTGATGCATCAACTCTGCATCTTCCGACTTTTGCACTATAGCGTTATCCTATTTTGGGTTATTGCTTATCTTTGAGTAAATCCATACCATATAATCTTAAGACAAGCTCTTCTTTTCTCAAATCCAAAATCTTATCTATTTTTTCCTGATTTTTTGCAATAAAAGCATCCTGTTCTGCTTTGGGTAATTCAGACCATTTATTTTTTACATCTGCTCTGAAAGCCTTACGTTCTTTGTGGGATAGCTGTTTCATCTTTTCTTTAGTTGCTTTCAGCTCTGCGCGTTCTTCATCAGACAAGTTTTGAAAATATTCTGCCATAAAGCCATGCTTTTTTTCACATTTTTCATGATGACCCGCAAAAACGCTTAAAGATACCGTCAGTAGTGCTGTGGATAATAATACAGGAATAGATTTCATAATAAGCTCCTAACTAAGTTGAGAAATATCACTCTATCTATGAAACGGTTCAGCTTAGAAAATCCTGCATTTTTATTTTTATGTCCTTATGAGTTAGTGTCTTATAAGTGTATATGCTCGGACTATAAGAAAGATAAGACGAAGATCTTCGATAGTATAGTCACAGCACATGGTTTTTCAGGTAGGCGTCAAGCCTTGAGCAACCGGAGTGTACATAAAAGTACATGAGGATTGCGAGAGGGCGAAGACAACACCCCCGAAAAATCATGTGCGAAGACTATATTCGTCTTCTTCATGAAAACTAAATTTTAAATCGATGTAAGCGTTCAACAATACTATCTAGCTCTTGATTGGACTCAGAAGCATCAATTTGAGCAGAGTCAGGATGATCCAAGCTTGCATCAGAAGAGCGTGTTAAAAACTTTTGATTGAGCATTAATTTTCTTTGCATTAAAGGAAGTAACTGCTTTTTGACTTGTTCTTTGCGATCTGGAAAGATTACGGGGAGTTCGCTATCTAATTTCGCTCCTTCAAAATCTGTCAGCCAAGCTTCGTTACCTGTTAGCATGTTAAAGGCCAAGCTTGCATAACCTTGACGACTTTTGGAGAAAGGACGAATTCCAAGTTTGAATTGCATTTCCAATCTTTGTGGATCAGAAAGTTCACAATGCTGTTTTTCAACGGGTATTTTTTCTTTTCTGCTGCGTTCAGCAAGATTTTGTACAACGGAAGCTTGCTTCAATTGCTTCAAACAGGGTTCAAAACCGGATATATGTTTTCTTCTTTCGCGTCTATCTTGTTGTGATTCATCTGATTGATAAGGATAGGGATTGGTACTTTCTCTTTCTTGCATCTCTTCATAGCTTAGTGCCTGTGGCATTAAGCTTTTCCATTCTTCAACTTTGGATATAGATGCCGAAAAATGCGAGCCAAGTCTAGCGTATCGTTCTTTATCAATTTTGTCCCACAATTGAATGGCTGTTTTAATGTCGTCTTCTGTCAATTGTTCTGCTGGTTTTGAATATCGTACTTCATGTGTGATTTTTTCTAAAATAGTTTTAGAGAGTAAACAATGTAAGAGAAATGCATGAAAAGAGCTTATTTTATTAGATAAAGCTTCGCTATTTAATTTACTTTCCATTGAGTCTGAGACTATGTTACCCGCAAGCGTTTGTCCAGAAGCCAGCTTATCCGCTAGTTGAAGTTCATATACCCATTTTCTAAGGAGAGGGACTATATTTTCCATTGTAATAGGTTTATCTTGCAAGCCTGCACGGATGCGTTCCAAATAGTTTTGAACCTTGTTTTGCTTTTCCTCAAAAGCTTGAGCAAGTAGCTGATAAGAAGATAATTGTTGTATTTGTTTGTCTACCGCTTGAGAAAGTGTGGATTCTAAGTCGCTAGATTCTTCTTCAGCAAATTTCTCTCTAAGATGCTGAACTTTTGTTAATCTGTTAGCTTGTGGTGGATTTTGCAATAATACATGTGCCGCTTTCTTTTGAAAGTCGCTAAATAGGAGCTGTATCGTAAGCTCTGAGCGTAATGCTTCTGCTTCAACAATATTTCTTGATTGTAG is part of the Candidatus Berkiella cookevillensis genome and harbors:
- a CDS encoding cation:dicarboxylate symporter family transporter; amino-acid sequence: MRNLFSLFHKHFFVCLIISLILSLGLSYCLTPHALSNLLAISILIKEIIMFMMPLLIMGCAFQCMYHLKRGGILMICVGVVTICLSNALSAWIGYGVSHIVSTPALQQAYAEQTTLLLPAFSLVLPKWLANEWALMTGLLLGMLLSIKPSMLGAQLDNLSKSGIHLILNRILMPLLPIFISGYFIKMHQDGVLSTIFYTYAKLALMMMGIYLLYLFFTYYLTSGLRLKKTYIHIKNVLPAAWVGFSAMSSLAALPLNLQAAQKNTQDSKWVGGILPISTNIHLVGDSIGIPFLAMALLITYGHPLPDLYHYFIFSCFFVLSKFSVAAVPGGGILVMLPILMQYLGFNAEMCAFITALYVLLDPIITCVNVLGNGMLMLVLDKFHYLKESRKINEKFKAKQRLARLA
- a CDS encoding periplasmic heavy metal sensor produces the protein MRIPHSLKIIFFLSIVLNVFLIGYVIGGHKSFPFHRPMHAPIYIEALKDLPKESKKRLKQSFHESREKLKENRAKIKKERQEIATLLVKDPIDEAKIKAHLKAIQKLANESLSISQDSLLDALLAATPEERKQIAENLSKNKRFDRRH
- a CDS encoding endonuclease; translated protein: MKKLLMLAIAMLFCSLSVASTATIKVDNFYDVKKQAKIIWQDHRITFYCGCSFDKHLNVNHASCGYLPQDMKRAKRVEWEHIVPVSWFGAQRPCWREALCKHKNAKSYSGRNCCEKIDPEFRRMYHDLHNLVPAIGEVNKARQNYRFVDLNISDKIYNGCELYVNDDLRIVVPKDELKGMIARAYLYMAKTYPFKLNKNAQKLFITWHQQYPPSEWEIEWNKRVKAVQGTDNVYISAFE
- a CDS encoding sigma-70 family RNA polymerase sigma factor encodes the protein MQKSEDAELMHQVKEHDDQSAFAQLLKRHYQSWLYFAVRMLDNQAIAEDMVQEICIKIWNSRHEWKPSAKVNTWVYTLLYRHCIDALRSQKIRTTETYDDSLHRSVDGTPLSLIEKLENEEILQQLKRGFSRLSTDEKAIFVLHYYHNMKQDELCEIFKQSSSAIESSLYRARKKLKGWLQ
- a CDS encoding mechanosensitive ion channel domain-containing protein, producing the protein MMLKIDYKYFLLVPILSLIWGIGYAFDPHQANQFLDNLSITLSVEKLSAKELEKIQRDLIEQKKEAEICVEEKSKELTEINSQLPEANPNEDITLTADQQFLLTRKSEINDSLSACKLFSFRSNELLKAFSKEAKAIKKSFYFTRSDPLFEKLEKLPASFSEWMHSLESEDFYINIEITSYTYNDLILISIFLSITYLISLYIKSSLVIVSAHIKQKNNFEKYLSVFLHSLIRRITIILLLLTLLAYESVHDYLINYDLLFDHVLLLILLFFILQIGIDFIKSPAFSKNHFKTYKKSQLKIFTFSLNAMLLILLSKYFISEIDLLLPKQEIISAFSSALYYTAIAIVFSWIISCYLMLSAYFVKSPINKLLCKSLNYLFLISVLITQWNGYIPLSKYILKGVIYSLTSIVITVSLYLISISLLENIISQKYSWQKQVFKFLHFDKNSLMLELITLKLTIFLILWGGLIIYLNDFWTISDLWSIKLREYIFSGIIIAETKIQPIRIVFSLLFFSFFTLIIKLIKHQLQPKENSINKAAQEAYLIIFGYLGVALVLLFSLLIAGVDLKGLAIIAGALSFGIGFGLQNIFNNFISGLVLLLERPIKKGDRIHVGDKEGFVTEIGVRSTHIQTLEHSHVIVPNSDLISKEVKNYMLNNKRFRIKIDIVVQYNTAPLLVKELLLKVAMNHPEVIKEGSDEPLVFCLGYYDSALNFSLWCSIDNVNNKFIVRSDIYFSIDETFKEHAIKYAFSQTDLHIQEDAKLQLMHKNAPSAPE